Part of the Zerene cesonia ecotype Mississippi chromosome 3, Zerene_cesonia_1.1, whole genome shotgun sequence genome is shown below.
taacataatactacaaattaaataaacaagttcacgaaactgaattaaaaaacagTGCATTATACAACGTCTTTGCTATAATAAGAGAAAcatgttgtatatttttatattcaaaaactaataaaatatgttaattacgttatttacgaaatgtttttttaaatatttaatgtctaaattataaacttagaTACCATCGTGTTATTATAATCTTTCAATAATCTGCTAACATTTCTTTTGAAAAACAAGAAATCACGTTGTttcttacattaattaaaagtacgTTATTATGCGTAGTGTAGTTGTGTATATCATcgttaaattgtaaacaccTTTAGATTACAGTCTGTCGAAGTAATGTACTCACAAactacttataatttaacgaattatttttcaaaagattatcctactaatattataaatgcgaaggtttgtaagaatgtgtgtgtgtttgttgctctctcacgcaaaaactactgaatcaactgcaatgaaatttggtacgtatctGGATAAgtggtataacatataggcaactttttatcctgatattcctacgggatacggacttacgctggtgaattcgcggggcgcagttagtaatATATAGATGTTAAACTGTTACATTGCTAAATTGGCAATATGTAGCAATAAACCTAACCTCAGCCACCGGACTTCGGTTATTCAGGCTTAGGATAGGTAAGGTTTGTTGAAAAACTACATAGATATAGCTCAGCTTCGCCCAGCTCAGTCAACTCGCAACCTGCAGGACGTTTGAGAAAAGTAAGCTCTTGGTTTAATACATTGCTGATGAATTCGCATTAAATTCTAACTAGAAATGTTGCGTTACGTTGCAAATgatacagattataatttttcgacAGTTTGTAATCTCGCGAGTTAGTCTATAAGCTTACCATTTTTACAATCTAACGGCAACATTATATCAGAAACAACATgatggatatattttatatatttgatgaaataaaaaatatcctaaaattttgttcatgtgtatgtttatgttttcaaataaatttaatttagcgaaatatgtattattatgtttgtattataatgtaaatggtGGCATCACTGACTAAATtagtgtaaattaatttaacataaaaaatgtatttaataataattatattttataacatcttTATCAACTCCAATCAATACGAATAGTTTTATAAGACAAAAAAAGATTCTTATCTTCCCAAGTTTCTATGGTGATGAAACTTCTTATCGAAATCAATTGaagaatgaaatgtttttatttgtttattatgaaaGTGTAAATTCGCACAAATCGCGAATGGATTCACTTCGTAGGCAGCTCATTTGATGACTAGATATCGAAATGGGAGTATCcatttacattttcaatatccCACCAggtttttcaatttcttcGACCTTCTTCCCCAGGGTTTCCCAACTAATTGGGATATATACCTAAGTATAGCAgtaaaaacgttatttttcgTACTTAATATACCCGTGTATTAATATCTAACAGATACTAAAGGGTTTAAGTCgtgataaacaataaaaaaacattgttagaGACTGTGTTTCGCGCATTTTCTCGTAGGAAAAACAGTAGGTATTTGAAACTATATcggaaattgttaaattatctccattataattaatatcccGAAAATCAATTaacgttaattaatatttacaataaacataagaAACTTCTTTGTCGTTGTGATTTATcatacagtttttttataccaAGGCAACCCGCGGCTAACaactagtttttaattttaatacattgtaatataGCGTGTAAATTGGACAAAACACGGAAAATACTATGTGTTGCGTACCATTAAACGTGTAATTTTGCAGATAATTTAACTATTTCCGCTATAATTTTGTGGTTAACCAATCATTATCGCTAATGCCATTGCAAACAATAATgctaaaaaagttttaaataacagtATCCAGTAAGAGTTAattctgtaataatatatcgtaggtgttgaaaataattattataattactcgTGTTAAGAACACGAAAACTTTTAAAGACTTAttagttactagctgcgccccgcggtttcactcgcgtgaGTCTAAAACCCGTaagaatgtcgggataaaaagttgcctgtgttattccagttgtccagctatctacataccaaatttcgttgcagtcggttcagtagtttttgcgtgaaagagtaacaaacatacacacatccttacaaactttcgtatttataatattagtaggattagtaggatagtaggattatgcCACTAAATCTTTAGTAGACATTAATTACGTGTTACGATGTTTGTCCTCGTTGGACCCCTAACTACTcaactgattttaataaaattttcacatcacgtgcagtttgatccaacttaaaagatagtatagtttacattatttcaattacgataaatgaccaAGGCGGACCCGTGGCGtacagctagtattgtatttacatataattttcatatgccaagttattaaatttgagAAGCATAAAGCGGCTATAAATCTTCTATTCATATTATCCCATCccaaaatcataatataataacatatacttGAAGAACTGGGTTATCGTTTTAGTATATAACAGTAGATGGAGGTGCCTCAGCTGACCTTAGGTGATACGTAGCTTCAACCATATGATCCCACAACTTACCACGTCGCCAGAAACATTGCAAGGCCGGACACAGTCTTTAAGATAGAACTTCAGgcgattatttattattagcggtccgccccggcttcgcccgtggtacatatatagcctatagccttcctcaataaataagctatgtaacactgaataaatttttcaaacggaccagtagttcctaagattattgcattcaaacaaacatactcttcaagtttatattagtatgaattgttttgataaagtaattaaaaaaaatacttatatgcAGTGCAATATTTAAGATGACAATGCCtactaaaaatgttaaatatatcctGGAACACTAGCTTTCAGCACGCAGCTTTACCCGCGTAGGCAAAGGAAAAATAGGGTTTTTCCCGCATACTTCCCGTTCCCGTAGGGTCGTGAGATTAGCGCTTTCAAGCAAACTAAGaaacttcagctttatgtATTAGTTTAGTTTGTACATATATCTTGATTTATTATGGAGGCCAAAACCTTAAtaaaaccacagataaaataatactatataaaacgCCTGTTTGACTCGAACCAagcaaaactaaataattatgtatacatatacatacactcCAAACAAGTTTATATAAGCCTATACGAATATTTAAAGCAGAAGAGTGTTTTTGTATTTCGCCTTATCAACCCTTTGATATCccattaaaatcgattcagcattagcaatttcaaatattaagcAGAATAAACAGAGAGAAAATTTTTGTAAGTGGGCTTGGAATAACACCAAGCATCTATGAAAACAAATGAGAGACGAGTTCAGCCGTTCTGAGGTGATTCTCTGTCATATTTCACTTACATATAAAAGCATGTACGAAAGgaagtaaaatgtatataaattaaaatgtaaataaatttaaattaaatgaaacaaacacttcggcttagaatttaattagattaaaaataacaccctaaaattacaaaatatcaaataccAAATAAAGCGGATACACACGAAATTTTTATaccattttattgtaaagagatgacaattttattaaaaactagctgcacccggcaaacgctgttctgccttactctgatcatttagaggtatgaaaaatagatgttagccgattctcaaacatacccgatatgcacacaaaatttcataagaatcggtcaagccgtttcggaggagtatggcaacgaaaactgtgacacgagaattttatatattagataaaaacaaattaactcAACTTGAAAAAAGCCGAAAAGTTCCAATAGaaagaaatgtaaattatttataatttaaaagtctaCCTACTATTTCCTTAATTATAAGActtaggtatatttaaaaccTAATTATTCTACCTAACTAGGgttatacaaatattgtgTAAGAATTTACAATGCAAATCCCCTTTACCCTAATCCGGGCTGAGTTTAATGCCCTATCAAACTGGTAAAACATCGGCTAGGCAGTTTAGGAGTAGCAAATATTCCAAGATAGTCTTCAtaaagtttgtatttataatatttttagaatatggTGAACGGTGATAtcgtaaaaacattataatggTAAGTGAATGATAATGATATACATGATATCGGTGATCTTCTGAGGTGATAAACTTATCCGTCAATGACTATgagaaaattatgtttgtgaGAGACGGTTTATTAAGTGCTATTTGGGATGGAGATTTCACACTATTCAGTTTTGCTGTACGATGTTAGGTGGCGTTACTTTATGGCagaaatggaaaaataattattctatcgTCAACTTCATGTGATGGTATTTGATGGTAAGAGACAACAAGTGATGGTAAGTGACCATATGTGTTGCTAAGTGACCATATGTGATGGTAAGTGACCATATGTGTTGCTAAGTGACCATATGTGATGGTAAGTGACCATATGTGTTGCTAAGTGACCAGATGTGATGGTAAGTGATGGTAGATGATGTTAATTGACTGCGAGTGATGGTAAGAGACTACAAGTGAGGTGTTTTGATGGTAGGTGActataaatgataattcatTTGGTTTAACGTTCAGAAGACCGTCGTCGGCGATGTCTCCGCGGAGAGCGGGACCGTCGGCTTCCACGCTCGCTGCTCTTTCGAGACctttgaaatacataaatgcatttaaaacgtaaacttcaactttcaaataatatgtcatttaaattGCACATATATCTTAAAAAGTACATTGAGAGAAGATCTTTTTAATGggttgaattatttaatgaccattatacaaataagaaataataattttcaagacAAAATAACTTCTGACGGACTGTGAAGGTAGTATCTGAGCCTATATGTATTCaactataatatgaattaaataacaataactataatttaatttatatctccAATGTTCAAGTGAAAAGTCTCAAAACACACCTGCTCCTACTTCTCTTCCTGTCTCTATCCGAAGACCTTCTCTTCTTAGATCTCTCTTCCTCTGACGAAGAGTCACCTGACGACTCTGGCTTCTTCTTTTTCGCTTCTGGAAATATCCTCGATTACATACTTGACTAACCCAAGTTTAGGTTAAGCTATGTTAAGTTAAGTATGCGCTAATATTCGGATTAAAAGTTGTACACAGCTTCCTAAGTCACAACTTGATAGAtgcataaacattaaaatacactctggtatttaaaattattaaataatcaaataaaaaaaaataattattaaagtataagCATAAAATCcatctatgctaatattataaagctgaagagtttgttaaACACGCTAATCAGGAACAggtagctcatttattgaggaaggctttaggctatatatcatCGGGTACTACGTGGGTAAAGCAGCGGGGCactagttaatttaattataatatatcattattaattttttgacaATTATCCCtatccaaaaataattttaaataaataattttctgatATGGAAACACCATTTGTAAAAATTCATTCTGGAGTGTGgtcattttaaagtaatttcatAACTTATTGTAAATGTCTAATATATAAGGTACATACCTGCCGCCTTGCTTTCCCTGTCTCGTTGTCTAGACTTTATAAGGCGCACTATTTCCATCAGCTCTTTGCGCGCTTCGTTCCTTTCTTCCTCctgaaatattaatgtatttaaaggGACTCGAGCCCGCTTCGGCACAGTGACATGCCATTGTGTTGCGTACGGTGATTGGGGGAGCCctggaggcccatttccttttccttactcaTCGTCAATTCctcccttatccctttccttaAATACGGGTAGCgcatcgtttaccatcagacgaaccaccagctcagttggccgcttatggcataaataaaaacatttaaataaatttataataatagaatagtCCCCATAATGAGGCGgtattcgaacccgcgttctTCCTTATTTTGTGGTATCGTTTTAATTTGACTGATTTTGGTCGAAATTaaactatatctatataaaaagttgactTACTTTCTTtttctcatcatcatctttCTCCTGCGTTTCTGCGGCTGGAGTTTTCTTTTCTACTTCCGGTGATTTTGATCtgcttaaatgaaatattatatgtattaatgtacTTCTAAGATATCAtgtgaatattaaatgttatatatgaaataagattttaataaagttcagTGTTTTTTTCAGttgagtatatttttatttataaaaatttgcgacggtgaaatttaaattaattaatgaaatacaaataattcaacAAACCTTTTATCCGCGCCTTTATCTTTCTTATCAGATCGCTCACGCGACTTATCCCGGCTTGATTCTCTCTCCCTTTTCTCCGAGCGCCTGTCCCTGGACCTTTCCTTAGACCTGTCACGTACCCTTTCCTTAGATCTCTCCCTCTTCCCATCTCTATCTTTAGATCGGTCACGCCTATCCCGGGATCTGTCCCGCTTGCGTTCGCTCGATCTTTCGCGTCTGTCTCTCTCCACTGACCTATCTCTCTTCTCATTTCTATTCCTGTCGGACGATCTGTCCCTCTTCTCGTGTCTCAATCTTTCTCTATCTGTAGATCTGTCTCTCTTATCCTCCTTTTCGCGCTTCTCTTTCCTATGTCTATCAACGGACTTATCCTTGGACCGGTCGCGCTCTACGGACCTGTCTCTCGACCGGCTGTATCTTATTCTCTCGGCGGCCTTGTCTTTTTGCTTCTCCTTCTCCTTTTCTTTTCCCTTCCCTTCGTCTGCACTCTCGCTTTTATCTTTATCTTCTGGCgcttttatgatttttacaGCGATATCATCTTGTTTATCTTTCTCTTTGATTTCATCGTCATCTTTGTTAGCCGGTTCTCTGTCGGCCGACCTTTCTTGGGTTCTATCTTTCCTACGGGTATCTCTATCCTCTTTACGCTCGTCTCTTTGGTACGAGCGGTCTCTTTCGCTCCTGTACTTGTCCCTTTTACTATACTTATCATCTCTCTGCCTTTCCATTTCACGGCGACTGTCTGCGGCTTCATCCCTTCTGCcgctgtaaaaaaatatatacgagTGTGTGTTATCAGCAATTACTGACAAGTGAATACTGTTAACTACCTACATTAAGTTCACAAACTTACCCATGCTCCTTGTTCCTGCTAAACGTGCTTCTCAGCAAACTGAACGGATCGTACTCGTCCTTGTTCTTCGGCGGGTCTCTCTCAGCATTTGCTGCGACGCCGAGCGCTGCGGACGCTGCGGGCGCTGCGGCCACTGCGGCCACTGCGGAGGGCAGCTTGGGCGCTGCGAACGCGACCGTGGACGCGGGGCCCTCGCGGCGCCGGAACTCACGCTGACCCTTCTTCGAGTCCCTGTTTTGTATGtgtgtacatattattataagcacattgaaactttttaatatagtatttatgaTGCGGTTCCCTGAAATGTAATTAAGcaaacaatttcatataagttttaatatcttatgagtttaaaatcaaaatggaAACAAAAAAGATCAGAGGCAGAAGTGATTCGATAAAAATGAAGGGTATAAATAACGCcttcaaatacatatttcaaaatgttcatATCTAcagggaaaataaaaatttaatacatggatttttatatgaaaaaccaagatatagatatatgtagCCCACCTGAACAGTTCATGTTTGGGATTAACGCCGAGCGCGCGAGCCAGTATGTCGGCTTTGTTCTCAGCGCGGGGCTCGCGCCTCTCCACCTTCTTGTGCGGAACCTCACCCtcttctaaaaaaaaattataatgatttttgtaaattcaGGATGTATAATATCGACTGTAGTcggttgaaattatttttacttttgctTTAAAcactatttctattttaacaaCTTAAGTATAAGagctaatttaattttaaaaagtgcGCGTTTCGGCGCCCAAATGTGTTATTATACGTCTTAATGTTTTTaactacataattatattattaaactataccttatattttataacttttaacccttttttttatatttattttagttagaCTCacttataatagataaatataataaataagtatgttattcaataaaatgtattgacaAACacataacgttttttttacaaacaattgaaaaaactAACTCATAGAAAGAAGCATTTTATGCAAATCTCTCACCCTCTTGCTCCACGTCCTCTTCGAAGTCCAACGCGTTGTAATCGACGCGTCCATCGCGAGCTGGCTCTGCGGTATGCACAAACAAATCAAACGACTGACAGACACAAGCCgctttctataatataatttaaattctagaaaaacaattaatcatAGAAGGcggtaatatataaatatataaataacaaaaattgtaaacaggaaacttaaaaaaaacatattaataacgagataaaaaaaaggaaaaagtaTACAATTTGTTGGGCGGCCTTGTCActcagaagtgatctcttccaggcaactcaaaatttatagaattcGATAGCTCAACGAGTTTCGACACGTTATAAAATGCAACATCTGTATCTTAACTGAGAATTATTCATTGaatagaatgaaataaacacaagtaacatatgaaaatacacaaaataattcgATCTCACCTAAGACGGAGTCGTCGCACTCCCCGTCCTCTCTCTCCGCGGccgggcgcggcggcggcgtgcGAGATGCTCCTGACaacaaaacatacatacatacatacgtttCATACTAGCTtgtgcccgcggtttcgcagGCGTCAAATTCGTAATAACCCCCACCTTTCTATGTTTCACActtatcacaataatattgtaaatttgatagtttctttgtttggatgtttgtccgccaatcacgttgaaactgcttaacggattttgatgaaattttatatacaggaatcttgatatccggacgGATCCGGGCGTAAATTAACAGAAATATCGCCAAAAAAGATTATTACCAGCAAATGTAAGTATGTACTTATGTACTTACTGCGAGTAGTTTGTTTCTCCACAATTTTTTTAGGAGCTTCATGCTCTCGCTCCGCTTCGACAcgctgaaattaaataaatatattcaaatttattgattacaaatttaatttctttttacaaataatgaaCATTCATTAATAATCAGCCCGAAATTACTGACAGACACAATGAAAaagtttacattattaatcgTTCGATATATGGCTTGATCTGTCGATTGCTTGTTTTGTCGTTGGACTGCTTGATTTAGTGATAGATCGATTGCATGATCTATAGAATGATTGCTTGTTTTATAGTTTGATTGCTCTATCGATCGATCGATTGATGGTTTGATCGATCGATTGATTTATTGCTCGATTGATCGATCGACAGACTGATTGATTGATCAATCGATCGATTGATTGCTTAAGTATAAATCGatagattgattgattgatcaATCGATCGATTGATTGCTTTATGTATCGATCGATAGACTGATTGATTGATCAATCGATCGATTGATTGCTTTATGTATCGATCGATCGATTAATTGTTTGATCGATCGATCGATTGATTGATTGCTTAAactaattatgtaatgtaaataggAGGCGTCATCACCTCGACGTCGGCGAGCTTGACGATGCGTCGCTGCGCCTGGCGCCAGTGCGGCGGCGTCACCGAGCGCGAGCGCGAGCGCGAGCGGGACGGCGTGCGGTAGCGCtgcgcacacacacgcacacacacacacacattatcAGCACGGTcaatgcataaataaataattattgtattatttagtattgtaTCGACCATTTTCGAGTGTATAGGTTAAAGCTGCGGACCAAGTCTAAACGAATCGAGACCCGGAATTAAACAGCGGCTCCACAGGACACAGTGGGGTCTTAGCGTATAGGACATATCTGACAAAATATGCAACATTGCCGCACTAAAATAAAGTGCCACGTCTGCCATTTTGCTAAAATGACACACgattataattcaaaacaatatatataataatatttgccaTGGTGTCTCGGTGAGACAATTCTCGGTGTTGCCAAAgagaatatcataaatttttcatgGCAATTTAGTTGCGATTTGATTGGATTCTTTTGTGTCAATGGAACACCATTAatcacacacatatataacaCACTACAATCTGTCAAACCATTTCGGCACAAATGAAGCATTTTTTGCAGACTTGGAGCCCAGTAAGTTtacaattaattcaatatttaattataataagaaaggGACAAACGATAGcctaattttatatgttatccTAAATCCTAATATTGTGGGAAAAGTGTAGTTAAAATGACACCACTTCATATTTGTAATCAGTCTAAAGTCTAAACCACATCAGTCAAAATACATtcggattaaaaaaaatcttaataattaaaaattaactttaatatccaattaaaatcatttaacagtatgataaataaataaaaattattattgaacgATTAAGAATCATTATGAAACTTACAAAAACTCCCCTCCCTTTAACGATGCGTCCGCTGCGTGTGTACGCGTGGCGTTCCCTCTCACGGTATCTGGGCCTGGAACACAAGCAAAagtataactaaaaaaaacacgtagttttatcgtaattttattaaatactactaCGTCCGGGTAGCCATATaacgcaattaaaataatattataagcactGAAAAGATGGGATATCTTTTCAGTTGAATGAAACTGCACacggtgtgcaaatttgattaaaatcggttaagtaggtGAGTTTCAGgtgtccatcgcggacaagcAACGTGACacgcaatttatatataataaaatataatagtttaaaaaaactataaaacacgctttaacaaaaatcatattttgcaaattgaaaactggaataattttatcaaattagtgtattgtcatcggtcctcaataaatctacaaagtttgaacgaaatctggccgtttaaagtgggtcagaatcgcgcccaaagaagtcagttacaaacaaacaaacatacaaacaaacaaacatacaaacaaacaaacatacaaacaaacaaacatacaggtgaagctaataaaaagcgtgtaaaaagaaGATTTATCATCAGATAGCGTAGTCTCCGACGGACGTGTGTGCAAAAGATGCTATCGATGTCTTAGAGCACCAGACCGCCTTCAGAGCACAGGAACTCTCTGGTTTCAAGACCCCTTTGTGGCTCatcatatttatcaaattcaaactaaaatttaataatgacaGAAAACTGTCCATAATCTACTACATTCCGTTGGTGTACTTTACTATTATGACTTGTATCCTCCATTTTGTAATTACAACcatattcaaatcaaatcaaatcaaatcaaatttatttatcttaccTCTCCCGCTCCCTCCTGTCTCCCCTCTCCCTCTCCCTGTCCTGCTCCCTCCCGCCCCTCATGAGGAACCGGTTAGTTGGCACATCGGGTATCTCCCGGGGGTCGATCTTGGAGGTGGTGACCAGGGGGTGAGCTGGCTCTGGAGTCTGCTCGCCCTCGGACGGTTCCGAGTGGTGTCTGTAGTAGGATAAAGTGAAAATAAGGTATGAAACAGCGACAgcaagtttataaataaatccaatCTAAATAgcaaaatgtgaaaaaatcatagaaataaatgaaactctACAAATAAGAAACTAAATTGGATAATAAGTACTTGAACACATATATTGATTTCAATCATACATTagtaatcataaaatacagaggttattaaaaaatatatatataaaccgcATTAcctcttttttttcttatctttctttttctttttctctttCCTAGATTTCTCCGATTCCGCATCGCTGTCATCTTTTACTTTCTCCTTCTCCTGTTTGCGTTTTTTACCTGTACAATACAAAtgacttaattattttcttgatttttatgcaataaaagcttattatgcacttaatgattaaattatttttattatttctttaatgcAACCAAATATAGCCTTAGgttgtataatataactaaaactaaaaaagcAGTATAGTACTTGCACTTATTATTCTATGGTATAGTTTTGTATAGTGGCAGCCCTATCACTTAGTAGTGAGCAATGAGTAGtttgtaaaaagaaaatttgaattgaatttattacaaaattaaaaatcaaaatagacTAATAGAGATTATTTAAGAGATTTTTACTCTTTACCagtactggaccgatttcgaaaattctttcaccactGTAGAAACTAGAAAAGCACATGATTCCCGAGCATCCCACTCACCCTTGACCCTGACGAGCTGTCCGCAGTTGGTGACGGCGACGTCCTGCAGCGGGCGCGCGTTGCGGTCCACCGGCAGCGCCTCCAGCTGCCGCAccagcgccgcgccgcccacCACCGCGCCGAACACTACGTGCACACTGCGGACGCACGCATCACGCTCTTATAGACAACTGCTATATACTGTTATATgctttactagctgtgacccgcgttttcacacgcgtaagtccgtatcccgtaggaatattaggataaaaagtggcctatatgttattccagttgtccagttatttcattgcaattggttcagtagtttttgcatgaaagagtaacaaatatacatacatccttacaaacgttagcatttataatattactaggagTAGGAAAGTAGAGCTATGGGTAACAATTTTTCCACAATTTACAATCTAT
Proteins encoded:
- the LOC119836754 gene encoding peptidyl-prolyl cis-trans isomerase G isoform X1, whose product is MTVDGDDKPSRDRVFMDISIGGLPSGRIVFELFNDVAPKTCENFRALCAGDKGVGKTTGKPLTYKGMVFHRVVKDFMIQGGDFTNANGTGGESIYGGTFEDETFELKHDSPFLLSMANRGKDTNGSQFFITTQPAPHLDNVHVVFGAVVGGAALVRQLEALPVDRNARPLQDVAVTNCGQLVRVKGKKRKQEKEKVKDDSDAESEKSRKEKKKKKDKKKKRHHSEPSEGEQTPEPAHPLVTTSKIDPREIPDVPTNRFLMRGGREQDRERERGDRRERERPRYRERERHAYTRSGRIVKGRGVFRYRTPSRSRSRSRSVTPPHWRQAQRRIVKLADVERVEAEREHEAPKKIVEKQTTRRASRTPPPRPAAEREDGECDDSVLEPARDGRVDYNALDFEEDVEQEEEGEVPHKKVERREPRAENKADILARALGVNPKHELFRDSKKGQREFRRREGPASTVAFAAPKLPSAVAAVAAAPAASAALGVAANAERDPPKNKDEYDPFSLLRSTFSRNKEHGGRRDEAADSRREMERQRDDKYSKRDKYRSERDRSYQRDERKEDRDTRRKDRTQERSADREPANKDDDEIKEKDKQDDIAVKIIKAPEDKDKSESADEGKGKEKEKEKQKDKAAERIRYSRSRDRSVERDRSKDKSVDRHRKEKREKEDKRDRSTDRERLRHEKRDRSSDRNRNEKRDRSVERDRRERSSERKRDRSRDRRDRSKDRDGKRERSKERVRDRSKERSRDRRSEKRERESSRDKSRERSDKKDKGADKSRSKSPEVEKKTPAAETQEKDDDEKKKEEERNEARKELMEIVRLIKSRQRDRESKAAEAKKKKPESSGDSSSEEERSKKRRSSDRDRKRSRSRSRKSSERGSRRSRSPRRHRRRRSSER
- the LOC119836754 gene encoding peptidyl-prolyl cis-trans isomerase G isoform X2, yielding MTVDGDDKPSRDRVFMDISIGGLPSGRIVFELFNDVAPKTCENFRALCAGDKGVGKTTGKPLTYKGMVFHRVVKDFMIQGGDFTNANGTGGESIYGGTFEDETFELKHDSPFLLSMANRGKDTNGSQFFITTQPAPHLDNVHVVFGAVVGGAALVRQLEALPVDRNARPLQDVAVTNCGQLVRVKGKKRKQEKEKVKDDSDAESEKSRKEKKKKKDKKKKRHHSEPSEGEQTPEPAHPLVTTSKIDPREIPDVPTNRFLMRGGREQDRERERGDRRERERPRYRERERHAYTRSGRIVKGRGVFRYRTPSRSRSRSRSVTPPHWRQAQRRIVKLADVERVEAEREHEAPKKIVEKQTTRRASRTPPPRPAAEREDGECDDSVLEPARDGRVDYNALDFEEDVEQEEEGEVPHKKVERREPRAENKADILARALGVNPKHELFRDSKKGQREFRRREGPASTVAFAAPKLPSAVAAVAAAPAASAALGVAANAERDPPKNKDEYDPFSLLRSTFSRNKEHGGRRDEAADSRREMERQRDDKYSKRDKYRSERDRSYQRDERKEDRDTRRKDRTQERSADREPANKDDDEIKEKDKQDDIAVKIIKAPEDKDKSESADEGKGKEKEKEKQKDKAAERIRYSRSRDRSVERDRSKDKSVDRHRKEKREKEDKRDRSTDRERLRHEKRDRSSDRNRNEKRDRSVERDRRERSSERKRDRSRDRRDRSKDRDGKRERSKERVRDRSKERSRDRRSEKRERESSRDKSRERSDKKDKGADKRSKSPEVEKKTPAAETQEKDDDEKKKEEERNEARKELMEIVRLIKSRQRDRESKAAEAKKKKPESSGDSSSEEERSKKRRSSDRDRKRSRSRSRKSSERGSRRSRSPRRHRRRRSSER
- the LOC119836754 gene encoding peptidyl-prolyl cis-trans isomerase G isoform X3, translated to MTVRSYCQWLTEAKTQTVHSSLCRAAGGVAARYHSMCSVCCRTTQPAPHLDNVHVVFGAVVGGAALVRQLEALPVDRNARPLQDVAVTNCGQLVRVKGKKRKQEKEKVKDDSDAESEKSRKEKKKKKDKKKKRHHSEPSEGEQTPEPAHPLVTTSKIDPREIPDVPTNRFLMRGGREQDRERERGDRRERERPRYRERERHAYTRSGRIVKGRGVFRYRTPSRSRSRSRSVTPPHWRQAQRRIVKLADVERVEAEREHEAPKKIVEKQTTRRASRTPPPRPAAEREDGECDDSVLEPARDGRVDYNALDFEEDVEQEEEGEVPHKKVERREPRAENKADILARALGVNPKHELFRDSKKGQREFRRREGPASTVAFAAPKLPSAVAAVAAAPAASAALGVAANAERDPPKNKDEYDPFSLLRSTFSRNKEHGGRRDEAADSRREMERQRDDKYSKRDKYRSERDRSYQRDERKEDRDTRRKDRTQERSADREPANKDDDEIKEKDKQDDIAVKIIKAPEDKDKSESADEGKGKEKEKEKQKDKAAERIRYSRSRDRSVERDRSKDKSVDRHRKEKREKEDKRDRSTDRERLRHEKRDRSSDRNRNEKRDRSVERDRRERSSERKRDRSRDRRDRSKDRDGKRERSKERVRDRSKERSRDRRSEKRERESSRDKSRERSDKKDKGADKSRSKSPEVEKKTPAAETQEKDDDEKKKEEERNEARKELMEIVRLIKSRQRDRESKAAEAKKKKPESSGDSSSEEERSKKRRSSDRDRKRSRSRSRKSSERGSRRSRSPRRHRRRRSSER